The nucleotide sequence GACCAGTCGCAGCTGCGCTTCGACCGCTCCACCGGGCAGTGGGTGATCGTCGCGGCGCTGCGCCAGGATCGCACCTACAAGCCGCCCCCGGACCAGTGCCCCCTGTGCCCGGGGCCCACGGGGCTGACCAGCGAGGTGCCCGCCCCCGACTACGACGTCGTCGTCTTCGAAAACCGATTCCCGAGCCTGTCCGGCGGTGCGGAGTCATTACCCGCGCCCGGCGACGGCCTCTTCGTGTCCGCGCCGGCGCAGGGCCGCTGCGAGGTGATTTGCTTTTCCAGTGACCACGACGCATCGTTCGCGGAGCTGGACCCGGCCCAGGCCCGCCTGGTCGTCGAGGCGTGGCGGCACCGCACCGCCGACCTGATGGCCGCGCCCGGTATCGAGCAGGTGTTCTGCTTCGAGAACCGCGGCGAGGAGATCGGGGTGACGCTGACCCATCCGCACGGCCAAATCTACGGCTACCCCTTCCTGACGCCGCGTACCGCCGCCATGCTCGAGCAAGCGCGGAGACATCGAATCACGCACGGGGACAGCCTCTTTGCCGACCTGTTGGCGCACGAGATCTCCGACGGAAGCCGGATCATCGCGCGTACCGCAAAGTTCACCGCGTTCGTCCCGTTCGCGGCGCGCTGGCCGGTGGAGGTGCACATCTATCCAAACAGGTTCGTGCACAACCTCGTCGAACTCTCCGACGATGAGCTCGACGAATTCGCGCGGATCTACCTCGACGTGCTCAAGCGATTCGACCGGATGTATTCGGCTCCGCTGCCCTACATTTCGGCTTTGCACCAATTCGCCGACACCGATGCCCAGGCCGACGGCTACTTCCACGTCGAGTTGATGTCGATCCGGCGCAGCGCCACCAAGCTCAAATACCTGGCCGCCTCGGAGTCGGCGATGGACGCCTTCATCAGCGACGTGACGCCCGAAAGTGTGGCCCAGCGGCTGCGGGAACTCGGATGACCGTCCGTCACGCCGCGCCCGGGCGGATCAACCTGATCGGTGAGCACACCGACTACAACCTCGGGTTCGCGTTGCCGATCGCACTGCCCCAGCGCACGGTGGTGACGTTCACCCCGGGGGCCAACGATGCCATCGCGGTGAGCAGCGATCGCGCGCCCGACGTCGTACGCATCCCGCTCGACACCGCGCCGGGTGACGTGACTGGCTGGGCCGCCTACGTGGCCGGGGTGATCTGGGCGCTTCGCCAAGCCGGGCACCCGGTGCCCGGCGGCACGATGTCGATCACCAGCGACGTCGAGATGGGCTCGGGCCTGTCGTCTTCCGCGGCGCTGGAATGCGCGGCGCTGGGCGCCATCGCCTCGGCCGCCGGCGCACGAGATATCGACGCGAAAGAGCAGGCGCGGCTCGCGCAGCGCGCCGAGAACGACTATGTCGGCGCCCCAACGGGTTTGCTCGATCAGCTGGCCTCGCTGTTCGGGCAGACGTCGACGGCGCTGCTGATCGACTTTCGCGACCTCACCGTCGCGCCGGTGCCATTCGACCCGGACTCGAGCGGTGTGACGTTGCTGCTGATCGACTCCCGCGCGCGGCATCGCCACGCCGGCGGCGATTACGCGGCCCGCCGCGCGTCGTGCGAGCGAGCCGCCGCCGATCTGCAGGCCCCGTCACTGCGGGAGGTCCAGGACCGCGGACTCTCGGCCCTGGCCGCGGTCAAGGGCCCGGTCGACGCCCGCCGTGCCCGACACGTGCTGACCGAAAACCGGAGAGTGCTTGATTGCGTAGCGGCGCTGCATCATTCGGACTTCGCTGAGGTCGGCCGGATCTTCACCGCCTCACAGGCGTCCATGCGCGACGATTTCGAGATCACCACCGAGCACATCGACCTGATCGCCGATACCGCGACGCGCACCGGCGCTTTGGGCGCCCGGATGACCGGTGGCGGCTTCGGGGGTTGCGTGATCGCGCTGGTGCCCGTCGACCGGGCGGAGCTGGTCGGCGACGCGATACGGCACGCGGCGCGCGAGGCCGGGTTCGAGCAGCCGGTGATCACCCGAACCCGCGCGGCTGCCGGGGCCGGGCCCTGTGGATGATCGGCTCTGCGGCTTCGGTTTTGGTCACGCGGACCGGCCGCGGGGGAGCGGACCAAACACGGCAAGCACCCGGTAACGGGCGTTGAAGCTGGCATGTTCGTAGCGTCCCCCCACCTCACCGTCGTGCGCGATCGGGGTCGGCCCGTCGGGACACGTGAAGCTGAACTGGGGCACATGCAACTCGTGATATAAGCGGCTGCGCTGTAGCCGGCCAAACATCAGCGCCATCATGATGCGCAATTTGCTGAATCGGCGGCCAATTTCCAGGATCCGCACATCGATGAGCCCGTCGTCCATCCAAATGCGTTGCGACGGGGCGAATCCGGACGGCTGATAGGTGGAATTGCCCAGGAAAAACAGCGATGTCTGCAGCGTCTTGTTGTCGTAGCGAATGCGCACCGGCTGCTCATGGCGCAACGTGTGCAGCATCGCATACGCCGCGGCCAACGGCTTTCCGACCTTGTGCTCCAACCGTTCGCGGGCCCGCACGAACGCCGGGTAGGCGCCAATGCTTGCGGTGTTGATGATGATCTCGTCATCGTTGAGGCACACCAGATCGACGCAGGAGACGGTGCCTTCGCGGATGGCACGGATGGTCTTGGCGGGGTCGTCACAGCCGATGTCCTTGGCGAAGTGGTTGAACGTTCCGGCGGGGAACACCGCCAGCGGCCGACCCAGGTCGACCGCCACGGCCGCCGCGCAGGCCACCGTGCCGTCGCCACCACCGATGCCGAGCACCTCGGCACGCTCGGCGGCCGTGCGCAGCACCGATCGGACGTCATCGTCGGCGTCGAGGGTGACGATTTCGGCGTTGGGTAGGTACCGGCGAACTTGGTCGATCACTCGCTCCCCGGTACCGCTGCCGGCGGAGGGGTTCACCACCACGATCACGCCGGCGCCGTCGGGTCGCGGTGGCGTGTCGATGCGCAGGGGATCGGCTCGAGGAATGCGGTTTTCGACGATCGGAGGGACTAGCCGCCCGCCCAACACGGCGATCGCCGATCCGATCCCGAACCCCGCCAAGACGTCGCCGGGATAATGCGCGCCGGTGACGACGCGAGAGAATCCAACTAGGCCCGCCAGGGCGGCGAGTAACAGCCCCAGCGTCGGATTTTCCAGCCCCACACCAACGGCGAACGCCGCGGCGCTGGCCGAATGACCGGAGGGCATGGAATGGGACGCCGGATTCCTTCGCAGCCGCCGCGCGAGCGGGACCGACCCGTATCGTGGTCGCTCCCGCGGCCGTACTCGCTTGGCCAGTTGGTTGGTCACCGCGCTCGTCACGGCCAGGCTGACCAGGCCTCGACCCGCGCCGCGGCGAGCCGACCGACTCCCCGACATCGCCATGGCGGCGGCAAGAGCCATCCACAGCTTGGAGTGATCGGCGGCGCGAGTCAGCACCGGCATTGTTCTGTCGAGCAGGGGACTATGGGTGTCCGCAACCGCTTGGAACACCTCGAGGTCGAGCGCGCCGAGGCCCTCCGTGACCTGACGCAGTCCCCGCGACATGCCCCGCCGCCCGTTGTTCATCGAACCGGGGTGAACCCCGCTGCGGCGCAGCACGCTAGGCGGGCGTCGTGAACTTGATCGCCACGAGCTTCAGCCGGTCGACCGCCTCGCCGAACTCCTGGGGTGTCGGTACGCGCTGCTCCCGGAATTTCAAGCCGATCATGCGTTGCGCGCGCTTGACGCCGTAGGACTCGGTGCACCGATGGTAGAGGTCGATGACCACCGCGCGATCCCCGATGAGCTCGCCACGCATGGTGGACGTCTTGCCGTCGTAGACGACCTGGGCGGCAGCGCCGCCGCGGAAGTTTGCCTTCCAGGGCGCGCCGGTCAGCGCATAGAGATCACCGCCGATGACGTGCGCGCTCACCGGAATGGTGAACTGCTTGCCTGACTTTCGCCCGGTGAAGCTCAGCACCATCAGCTGCTTGCCGATAGGGCCCGCCAACGGGGTGCGCAGCAGTGCATTCAGCATCGGGTTGACGAGGCGCAGCAGGGCGCTCGGTGGATGCCCGACGTCTATCGCATACGACTGTTCTGCCATGCGAATACCGTACGGCCAATCGGTGTTCGCGGCGAGAGGCCGCTTCGTGGTCCCAGGATCAGGTGGTGGTGATGGTGGTCTGGTCGTCGATGATGTTGACCGCGTCCATCAACACGCCCTGATCGCTGTCTGCGGCGTCCGCGTCGAGTTCGAGCACGAAGACCGCATCCTGAACGGGGATGATCACGGTCTTCTGTGCCGCGATCCGTTTCGTGCCGTTCTTGGTGTAGCCGCCGCTCAGCTGCCATGCCGCAAAGCCGCCCAGCGTGGATGAGCTGCCGGCGTTGCCGTCATAGCCGGGCAGGTTCTGCAGGTCACCCGAGGCGTACTGGATGAGCTTGGCCTGATCCACATTTCCGGTCAGTTTGGACACCTGCGCCACGATGGTCGGCGGGTCGGCGGGATTGGCGGGCTGCGCCAGGACGATGCCGCCGTAGGACGTGCCGGTGTTGGCGTCGGTCACCTTCCAGCCCGGGGGCACCGGCAGATCGATAGTGGGGGACCCGGGATCGCCACGGTGGATGGGAGTCTCGACGATCTTGTTTTCGGTGATGTAGTCGGCGATGGTCTTGTGGGTCTGCGCGCCCGGAGTCGCGCTGGTGGCGGACGACGTCACCGTCGATGTCGAGGTGGACGTGCTCGTAGATGTCGATGTCGTGCTGGATTTGTTGTCTGAACCGCAACCGACCAGCGCCAGGCTCAGCGCCGCTGTCGCGATTGCCGCCGTGAAGTACTTCATCACTTGCATCTCCCGAAGATGGGGCGGCACCAGCGCCGTCCGCGTCGCACTGAACACTAGCCGACACCCGAGTCGAACGTTGCTGGCGCACCCATCCCAGCAAAATCCCACACGACCCGCCGATTTGCAGTAAGAGACAGCTATGCGATCGCGCAGGATCCTCATCGGGGTGATCGCGATCGTGGCCGCCCTGGCTGTCGTCATCGCGTTCATCGCGGCGGTTCCGCCCAAGGCCTACGACGGCGTGCCCGCGTTCATCGCGAATCCCGTCGACCACGTCGACACGCTCATCGGCACCGGAACGGGCGGTGAGACGGTCGGGGAGATCGACAACTTCCCCGGCGCCACTGTGCCGTTCGGCATGGTGCAGTACTCGCCGGACACCGTCAACACCTATGCCGGATACAACTACGACCGAGAGCGCTCCACCGGGTTCAGCATGACCCACGCATCGGTGGGCTGCCCGGCCTTCGGTGACATCTCCATGCTGCCGACCACCACCGCGCTCGGATCGCAGCCCTGGAACGCCTGGGAGCGGATCGCCCACGACGACACCGAAGTCGGCGTGCCCGGTTACTACACCGTCCGGTTCCCCGCCACCGGAGTGACCGCGGAACTCACCGCCACCACCCGCACCGGCGTCGGCCGATTCAAGTACCCGCACGACGGCCGGCCCGCACTGTTGCACGTGCGCTCCGGCGGCTCACTGGCGGGTAATTCCCGTGCCACCATCCAGATCGGCGAGGACAACACCACCATCACCGGATGGGCCACCAGCGGAGGCTTCTGCGACAAGAACAACACCTACACCGTGTATTTCGCGATGAAGTTCAGCCAGCCGTTCAGCTCCTACGGCACCTGGGACGGCTACGCGACCTACCCCAACGTCCGCGCCGCGGCGTCGCCGTACAGCGGCGGGTATGTCGCGTTTCCGACCGGCTCGCAGATCGAGGTGCGCACCGCGATCTCCTACGTGGGTGTCGACGGCGCGCGCGCCAACCTGGCGGCCGAATCAACGGCGCCGTTCGAGGCGGTCCGCGCTGCCGCATCGAGCCAATGGAACGCCGCGCTGTCACGCATCACGGTGGCCGGCAGGGATGACGACGAAACGGCGACCTTCTACACCTCGCTGTATCGATCGCTGTTGCACCCCAACACCTTCAACGACGCCGACGGCCAGTACATCGGGTTCGACGGCGTGATCCACACCGTCGCCGACGGGCGCACCCAGTACACCAACTTCTCCGACTGGGACACCTACCGATGTCTGGCCGCCCTGCAGGCGCTGCTGTTCCCCAAGCAAGCCAGTGACATGGCCCAGTCGCTGGTCAACGACGCGGTGCAAAGCGGATCGTTTCCGCGTTGGGCACTGGCGAATGCCGCGACCGGCCAGATGACCGGCGACAGCGTGGTGCCGCTGATCGTGAACCTATACACCTACGGCGCCAAGGACTTCGACGTCAACACGGCGTTGCTGTACATGGTGCACGGGACGATCACCGGTGGTGTCGGGCTGAACGGCTACGTGGAAAGGCCCGGCGCCCCTTACTATTCGCAGCTAGGTTACGCGCCCGCGATGGTCGGCCCCAGCGCCTCGATCACGCTGGAGTGGTCGGTTGACGATTTCGCCATGGCTCGATTCGCCGAGGCGCTCGGCGATGCCCCGACCGCCGCGGCCTTCCAGGACCGGGCGCAATACTGGCAGAACCTGTTCAATCCGAGCACGCACTTCATCTCGCCGCGCAACCTGAGCGGCTTCTTTCCCGACGGCCCCGGGTTCGTGGATATTCCAGATCGATTCGGCCAGTACGGATTCGACGAGGGCAACGCCGAACAGTACCTGTGGTGGGTGCCGCACAACATCGCGGGCCTGGTGACCGCCCTCGGTGGGCGCAAGGCGGTGGCCGATCGGCTCGACCGGCTCACCGAAAAGCTCAACGAGGGGCCCAACGAGCCTTACCTGTGGGCCGGCAATGAGCCGGGCTTCGGCACGCCGTGGCTCTACAACTACATCGGTCAACCGTGGAAGACCCAACACACGGTCGACCGGGTGCGCGGGCTCTTCGGCCCCGGGCCCGACGGCGAGCCGGGCAACGACGACCTCGGTGCGATGGCCAGCTGGTACGTCTGGGCCGCCCTCGGCCTCTACCCGAGCACCCCGGGAACACCGATCCTCACGGTTAGCACACCAATCTTCGATCGCGTCGTAATAGCTTTGCCGGCAAACCAATCCATCCGGATCTCCGCGCCTGGAGCATCGGCGCCGAGCCACAAGAAATACATCCGGAGCCTCGCCATCGACGGCCACGCCACCGACACGACGTTTCTTCCAGAGTCCATCATCCGCACCGGCGGCGATCTCACGTACTCGCTCACCGCCCACCCCGACAAGACCTGGGGGACTGCCGAGTCGTCGGCGCCACCGTCGTTCGGTGTCGGCAGTTCGGCGGTGACCGTCAACGTCACCGAACCCGTCGTCACGCTCGCGCCGGGGAGCAGGGCCGCCGTGCGGGTCGATCTCCAACGGATGATCGACGGCCCCAGCGATTACCGCGTCACCGGCACGTCCTCCGACAGCAGGATCACGGTCGCACCCGCGTCGGGTCACTTCGGCGCCGACGGGTCCGCCGCGGTTGATGCGGTGATCACCGCGCAGTCCGTACCCGACGGGTATTACCCGGTCTCGCTGACCACCGCGGTCGGCCAGAGCAGCAGAAACTCATCGGTGCTCGTCGTGGTCGCGTCGGAGGAGCGTTAATCCGGCGAGTAGACGCAAAACCCTTATCTCGCAGGCAAATTAGGGACTTTTGCATCTGTTCGCGCAATAGCCGCTAGACCATGTCGTTCTCGGTCAGCCACCGCATCACCGGCCACCCCGCGAACACCGGCAACCAGCAGGTGAGCACGCGATACAGCAGAACTGACGGCACGCTGATCGACCCGGGGACCCCGAACGCCGCTAGACCACCGATCAGCGCCGCCTCGACGGCACCGACACCTCCCGGCGTGGGTGCGGCCGAAGCGAGCGTTCCGCCGACCATCGTCACCACGGTGCAGGTGACGAACGATGCGCCGCCACCGAAGGCCTCGACGCTGGACCACAGCGCCAATGCCGCGCCGAGAGTCGTTCCGGTGCAACCGATTACGATCAATCCCAATCGTCGCGGTTGGCGGGCGAGGTCAAGGAGGTCGCCGGTCACCTCCTTCAGTTTCGGACGCACGTCCGTCGCCAACCACTTGCGCAGCTTGGGCACGAACAGAAACGCGCCGACGATGCCCAGCGCCACCCCCGCGATCAGGTACAGCACCGCGGCCTTGGGGACGAAATGCGACAGATCGGCCGACACGCCGGCGACGGTACTGAAGAAGATCAGCAGCAGCACATGCATGATGACCTGCATCGTCTGCTGCAGCGCCACCGCGGCGGTGGCCCGCATGGTGGTCAGGCCGCTCTTCTGCAGGAACCGGGTGCTGAGCGCGAGGCCGCCCACGCCGGCCGGGGTTGTGGTGGCGGCAAAGGTGTTGGCTACCTGCGCGATTGACAGCTTCCAGAAGTTCACCGTGCCGTCGGTGCTGGCCCACAACGCCGCCGCCGCGCCGACATAGGTCAACGCGGACACGGTCAAGCCCAGCAGCCCCCACGACCAGTTGGCGTTTTTGAGTCCGGAGAAGAACGTGGGCGCCGTGCTGATGAAGGGATACGCGACGTAGACCAGCGCGCCCAGCAGGACCAGCTGAACGACCTGGCCGCGGGTGAACCGGGTGATCGTCGCGGTTTTGATCTGGTCGGCACCGGTTTGGCGCATCACCTCCGCGCGGGTAGCGGACAGGACGGCGCCCGCGCCCTCGACCGAGTCCCGAATCCTCGCCGGCAGTGCCGGCTTGGTGAGCCTGCGCGAGGCGGTCAGTACGGCGTCCTTGCCGAACGCGCCGATCGCCGCGCCGACCGCGGACTCCGCGTCGTAGAGCGCCGACGTCGTCACCAGTAGTTGGGCCAGGTCGGATTGGAGTTGGATGTCGGTGGCGCCGTATTCGGCGGCGCCGAACCCGCCGAAAAGCACGATTCCGTCGTCCACGGTGATCTCCCTGACGCTCAGGTCGCCGTGCGAAATCTGGCAGTCGTGCAGCGAGGCCAGCGATTCCCAGACGCGGCTCACCGGCGTCGTTTTCGCGCATTCGTCGAGAGGGACGCCGCGAACGGCCCTGTGCGCGTACAGCGTCCAGCCCCGTTCCAGCTCGGCGACGGCGATCGGCGCGGTGTTGGCGACACCCAACTCGCCGATGGCGATGGCCATCAGCGCGCGGTGTTCCACGACGCGACGCATGGAGGTCTGCAGCGGCGCGGTCTCGGCGCCGCGCAACCTTAACTTCCGCCAGAGTTGGCGCAGCGTGCCGCGGCTGCGTTGATGTGGGCCGTACAACTCGACCACCGCCGCTTGCGATTCCGCGCATGAGGCCGAAAGCACCAGCGGCCCCGGCCCGGCCGGCCGCACCACCCGCAGGCCGGACACCAGGAATCCGCGCCGGCCCATCGCCCGAACCGCATCCTCCAGCGGCACCTCCAGTCCGGGGGTGCCGACGACCAGGACCACCAGTGATCCGACGACCCAGCCCACCGCCAGGCCCAGGACCGCGCGGTCCGGCACGATGGCGCTGACGACGAGGTGGATCGGCACGAACGCCAGCAGCAGCGTCCACCACCAGTGCCGCCAACGCGCCGGCAGCCACGGCCCGGACACGGTGAGCACCGCCGCTAGCATCGCGATCCAGCGGGGGTCGTCGAGGAATTGCGCCAGCACGGTGTTGAGGCGGTCGGACAGGTCGAAGTGCCAGCGCGGCGCCGCGATGCCGTTGCCGCTGATCGAGAACGGCAGGATCGCCAGCGCCCCGGCGGCCGCGTAGGCGCCGAGCAGTTTCCACTGCCGCCTGATGATCAGCGCGATCAGGATCACGAACGGCAACGCCAGGATCGCGATGCCGTAGATCAGGTACACCAGGTTCGATTGGGTGGGGGACAGCACCCCGACGATCTCCGAGATGGACTTCTCCAGCGCGACCCAGCGCGGGCGGGTGATCAGTGAACTGGTGATGATCAACGCCAGCAGCACCGTGGCCAGAATCAGCCGCAGGATGTCGTTGGTGCGTCGGGGCAGGGGTTGCAGCAGGCTGCCCGAAACGCCGATTTCGCGCCCGTCAACTCGCATGTCGAAGCGACCCCTTCCGCCGACAACTTAACCGGATGTACGTCTTGACGGACAGCTTGCTCACATCCAACGCGCGTAGGGTTCGTTAGGTAGGCGTACTAGCAAAATTGGAGGAAACCCGCGTGGCCAGGACGGACAACGAC is from Mycobacterium conspicuum and encodes:
- a CDS encoding bifunctional phosphatase PAP2/diacylglycerol kinase family protein; the protein is MNNGRRGMSRGLRQVTEGLGALDLEVFQAVADTHSPLLDRTMPVLTRAADHSKLWMALAAAMAMSGSRSARRGAGRGLVSLAVTSAVTNQLAKRVRPRERPRYGSVPLARRLRRNPASHSMPSGHSASAAAFAVGVGLENPTLGLLLAALAGLVGFSRVVTGAHYPGDVLAGFGIGSAIAVLGGRLVPPIVENRIPRADPLRIDTPPRPDGAGVIVVVNPSAGSGTGERVIDQVRRYLPNAEIVTLDADDDVRSVLRTAAERAEVLGIGGGDGTVACAAAVAVDLGRPLAVFPAGTFNHFAKDIGCDDPAKTIRAIREGTVSCVDLVCLNDDEIIINTASIGAYPAFVRARERLEHKVGKPLAAAYAMLHTLRHEQPVRIRYDNKTLQTSLFFLGNSTYQPSGFAPSQRIWMDDGLIDVRILEIGRRFSKLRIMMALMFGRLQRSRLYHELHVPQFSFTCPDGPTPIAHDGEVGGRYEHASFNARYRVLAVFGPLPRGRSA
- the galT gene encoding galactose-1-phosphate uridylyltransferase, coding for MLFFSLPGHQPAPVEDRRPLPRRDPDQSQLRFDRSTGQWVIVAALRQDRTYKPPPDQCPLCPGPTGLTSEVPAPDYDVVVFENRFPSLSGGAESLPAPGDGLFVSAPAQGRCEVICFSSDHDASFAELDPAQARLVVEAWRHRTADLMAAPGIEQVFCFENRGEEIGVTLTHPHGQIYGYPFLTPRTAAMLEQARRHRITHGDSLFADLLAHEISDGSRIIARTAKFTAFVPFAARWPVEVHIYPNRFVHNLVELSDDELDEFARIYLDVLKRFDRMYSAPLPYISALHQFADTDAQADGYFHVELMSIRRSATKLKYLAASESAMDAFISDVTPESVAQRLRELG
- a CDS encoding galactokinase, coding for MTVRHAAPGRINLIGEHTDYNLGFALPIALPQRTVVTFTPGANDAIAVSSDRAPDVVRIPLDTAPGDVTGWAAYVAGVIWALRQAGHPVPGGTMSITSDVEMGSGLSSSAALECAALGAIASAAGARDIDAKEQARLAQRAENDYVGAPTGLLDQLASLFGQTSTALLIDFRDLTVAPVPFDPDSSGVTLLLIDSRARHRHAGGDYAARRASCERAAADLQAPSLREVQDRGLSALAAVKGPVDARRARHVLTENRRVLDCVAALHHSDFAEVGRIFTASQASMRDDFEITTEHIDLIADTATRTGALGARMTGGGFGGCVIALVPVDRAELVGDAIRHAAREAGFEQPVITRTRAAAGAGPCG
- a CDS encoding GH92 family glycosyl hydrolase, producing the protein MRSRRILIGVIAIVAALAVVIAFIAAVPPKAYDGVPAFIANPVDHVDTLIGTGTGGETVGEIDNFPGATVPFGMVQYSPDTVNTYAGYNYDRERSTGFSMTHASVGCPAFGDISMLPTTTALGSQPWNAWERIAHDDTEVGVPGYYTVRFPATGVTAELTATTRTGVGRFKYPHDGRPALLHVRSGGSLAGNSRATIQIGEDNTTITGWATSGGFCDKNNTYTVYFAMKFSQPFSSYGTWDGYATYPNVRAAASPYSGGYVAFPTGSQIEVRTAISYVGVDGARANLAAESTAPFEAVRAAASSQWNAALSRITVAGRDDDETATFYTSLYRSLLHPNTFNDADGQYIGFDGVIHTVADGRTQYTNFSDWDTYRCLAALQALLFPKQASDMAQSLVNDAVQSGSFPRWALANAATGQMTGDSVVPLIVNLYTYGAKDFDVNTALLYMVHGTITGGVGLNGYVERPGAPYYSQLGYAPAMVGPSASITLEWSVDDFAMARFAEALGDAPTAAAFQDRAQYWQNLFNPSTHFISPRNLSGFFPDGPGFVDIPDRFGQYGFDEGNAEQYLWWVPHNIAGLVTALGGRKAVADRLDRLTEKLNEGPNEPYLWAGNEPGFGTPWLYNYIGQPWKTQHTVDRVRGLFGPGPDGEPGNDDLGAMASWYVWAALGLYPSTPGTPILTVSTPIFDRVVIALPANQSIRISAPGASAPSHKKYIRSLAIDGHATDTTFLPESIIRTGGDLTYSLTAHPDKTWGTAESSAPPSFGVGSSAVTVNVTEPVVTLAPGSRAAVRVDLQRMIDGPSDYRVTGTSSDSRITVAPASGHFGADGSAAVDAVITAQSVPDGYYPVSLTTAVGQSSRNSSVLVVVASEER
- the lpqN gene encoding envelope biogenesis lipoprotein LpqN, producing MKYFTAAIATAALSLALVGCGSDNKSSTTSTSTSTSTSTSTVTSSATSATPGAQTHKTIADYITENKIVETPIHRGDPGSPTIDLPVPPGWKVTDANTGTSYGGIVLAQPANPADPPTIVAQVSKLTGNVDQAKLIQYASGDLQNLPGYDGNAGSSSTLGGFAAWQLSGGYTKNGTKRIAAQKTVIIPVQDAVFVLELDADAADSDQGVLMDAVNIIDDQTTITTT
- a CDS encoding lysylphosphatidylglycerol synthase transmembrane domain-containing protein, translated to MRVDGREIGVSGSLLQPLPRRTNDILRLILATVLLALIITSSLITRPRWVALEKSISEIVGVLSPTQSNLVYLIYGIAILALPFVILIALIIRRQWKLLGAYAAAGALAILPFSISGNGIAAPRWHFDLSDRLNTVLAQFLDDPRWIAMLAAVLTVSGPWLPARWRHWWWTLLLAFVPIHLVVSAIVPDRAVLGLAVGWVVGSLVVLVVGTPGLEVPLEDAVRAMGRRGFLVSGLRVVRPAGPGPLVLSASCAESQAAVVELYGPHQRSRGTLRQLWRKLRLRGAETAPLQTSMRRVVEHRALMAIAIGELGVANTAPIAVAELERGWTLYAHRAVRGVPLDECAKTTPVSRVWESLASLHDCQISHGDLSVREITVDDGIVLFGGFGAAEYGATDIQLQSDLAQLLVTTSALYDAESAVGAAIGAFGKDAVLTASRRLTKPALPARIRDSVEGAGAVLSATRAEVMRQTGADQIKTATITRFTRGQVVQLVLLGALVYVAYPFISTAPTFFSGLKNANWSWGLLGLTVSALTYVGAAAALWASTDGTVNFWKLSIAQVANTFAATTTPAGVGGLALSTRFLQKSGLTTMRATAAVALQQTMQVIMHVLLLIFFSTVAGVSADLSHFVPKAAVLYLIAGVALGIVGAFLFVPKLRKWLATDVRPKLKEVTGDLLDLARQPRRLGLIVIGCTGTTLGAALALWSSVEAFGGGASFVTCTVVTMVGGTLASAAPTPGGVGAVEAALIGGLAAFGVPGSISVPSVLLYRVLTCWLPVFAGWPVMRWLTENDMV